In bacterium, a genomic segment contains:
- the dnaK gene encoding molecular chaperone DnaK — protein sequence MGKVVGIDLGTTNSVIAVVVGGEPQVISNTEGSRLTPSVVAFTKTGERLVGQMAKRQAILNPENTVYSIKRFTGRRYAEVESERKIVPYKVQEGQNGMAVVHIPASGKTFTPEEISSMILQKLKTDAEAYLGEKITEAVITVPAYFNDSQRTATKHAGEIAGLKVLRIINEPTASCLAYGLDKKGSETVLVFDLGGGTFDVSILEIGGGVFEVKATSGDTHLGGDDWDERIVNWLADEFRKQQGIDLRQDRQALQRLREASERAKVELTTVVQTTINLPFVTADATGPKHLDYVLTRAKFEELTADLAERCIGPVRQAISDARLTERDINEVILVGGATRMPMIQELVRRLTGKEPNREVHPDEVVAVGAAIQAGVLAGEVHDVVLLDVTPLTLGVETLGSVMTPMVTRNTTIPTRKTERYTTAADGQTQVDIHVLQGERPMARDNRTLGRFVLDGIPPAPRGVPQVEVTFDIDANGILHVTAKDTATNREQSIKITGTSTLVKDEVDKMVKEAERFAAEDKAKREAAEARNRGDSLAYQVEKLLKDSGDKISSEERAKVEEALKELREALKGEDVARISSATDAVQQASYKMSEEMYKATAGAPGGAAPGGEAAGGGAPQSGEDVIDAEYKPSQ from the coding sequence ATGGGTAAAGTTGTCGGCATCGATCTGGGAACGACCAACTCGGTAATCGCCGTGGTCGTCGGTGGGGAACCGCAGGTGATCTCCAATACCGAGGGCAGCCGGCTTACGCCGTCGGTGGTCGCGTTTACGAAAACCGGCGAGCGGTTGGTCGGCCAGATGGCCAAGCGCCAGGCGATCCTTAACCCCGAGAACACGGTCTACTCGATCAAGCGATTCACCGGACGCCGGTACGCCGAGGTGGAGTCCGAGCGCAAGATCGTGCCCTACAAGGTTCAGGAAGGACAGAACGGCATGGCCGTCGTGCACATCCCGGCCTCCGGCAAGACCTTCACGCCCGAGGAGATCTCCTCGATGATCCTCCAGAAGCTGAAGACCGACGCGGAGGCCTACCTCGGCGAGAAGATCACCGAGGCGGTCATCACCGTGCCGGCCTATTTCAACGACTCGCAGCGCACCGCGACCAAGCACGCCGGCGAGATCGCCGGATTGAAGGTCCTCCGGATCATCAATGAGCCGACCGCGTCGTGCCTGGCCTACGGCCTTGACAAGAAGGGCTCCGAAACGGTCCTGGTATTCGATCTGGGAGGCGGCACCTTCGACGTGTCGATCCTGGAGATTGGCGGCGGCGTCTTCGAGGTCAAGGCGACCTCCGGCGACACCCACCTGGGCGGAGACGACTGGGACGAGCGAATCGTAAATTGGCTGGCCGACGAGTTCCGCAAGCAGCAGGGCATTGACCTGCGGCAGGATCGCCAGGCGCTCCAGCGGTTGCGCGAGGCGTCCGAGCGTGCCAAGGTGGAACTCACCACGGTCGTTCAGACCACGATCAATCTGCCCTTCGTCACCGCCGACGCGACCGGCCCCAAGCACCTTGACTACGTTCTCACAAGGGCCAAGTTCGAGGAGCTTACCGCCGATCTGGCCGAGCGCTGCATAGGGCCGGTTCGGCAGGCCATCTCCGACGCGCGGCTCACGGAGCGCGACATCAACGAGGTGATCCTGGTCGGCGGAGCGACCCGCATGCCCATGATCCAGGAACTGGTCCGGCGGCTCACCGGCAAGGAGCCCAACAGGGAGGTTCATCCCGACGAGGTCGTGGCCGTGGGAGCGGCAATTCAAGCGGGCGTGTTGGCGGGCGAGGTGCACGATGTGGTGCTGCTCGACGTCACCCCGCTCACGCTGGGGGTCGAGACCCTGGGCAGCGTCATGACGCCCATGGTGACCCGCAACACGACGATTCCGACACGCAAGACCGAGAGGTACACCACCGCCGCCGACGGGCAGACGCAGGTCGATATCCACGTCCTGCAGGGCGAGCGCCCGATGGCCCGCGATAATAGGACGCTGGGCCGTTTCGTGCTGGACGGCATCCCTCCGGCTCCGCGTGGAGTGCCGCAGGTCGAGGTGACCTTTGACATAGACGCCAACGGCATCCTGCACGTGACCGCCAAGGACACCGCGACCAATCGCGAGCAGTCCATCAAGATCACCGGTACCTCGACGCTGGTCAAGGACGAGGTTGACAAAATGGTGAAGGAGGCGGAACGCTTCGCCGCCGAGGACAAGGCCAAGCGCGAGGCCGCCGAGGCGCGCAACCGCGGCGATTCGCTCGCCTATCAGGTTGAGAAGCTGCTCAAGGACTCCGGGGACAAGATCTCGTCCGAGGAGCGCGCGAAGGTCGAGGAGGCGCTCAAGGAGTTGCGCGAGGCGCTGAAGGGCGAGGATGTGGCGCGCATCTCGAGCGCGACCGACGCGGTGCAGCAGGCGTCCTACAAGATGAGCGAGGAAATGTACAAGGCGACCGCGGGCGCCCCTGGCGGCGCCGCCCCTGGTGGGGAAGCGGCAGGCGGAGGGGCGCCTCAATCCGGGGAAGACGTGATTGACGCCGAGTACAAGCCGAGCCAGTAG
- a CDS encoding fused MFS/spermidine synthase, with translation MSAILEVTVFVSGGVLLALEIIASRVLAPYFGNSIYVWGSLIGVFLTALSVGYAVGGRIADRFPSHGLFSGIVFLAGLLTVPIPILATPVLDAVARADLGPQLNPLVGSMALFVVPSIVMGMVSPFAVRLRAQAVATVGQTAGALYAISTVGSITGTLAASFVLINYFGVRAIIHILGFTLMAMAVIGWLAARQRPAAALGAVLAVLLAAGVTGASPAPSPTLVYARDTVYHRVTVSDEGTVRYLKLDNYWQSALDRERPQRTVFAYADYMHLPLIFVPRPSRAALIGLGGGTIPARYVADYPTVTMDVAEIDPEVVTVARRFFGVADSDRLIMTARDGRLHLRLAQARFDIILTDAYLIDTIPFHLATREFFALTRSRLAPGGVVASNIIGALDGPNSRLFRAIYKTIRQVFPTVYVFPVDFGRYGAPDSLRNIIVIATDAPAMPPAEIRRLAQALVDARRVTVDRFLSAAGDLYEAVIPTADVPALSDNFAPIDALIPTR, from the coding sequence GTGAGCGCCATCCTTGAGGTCACGGTTTTCGTCAGCGGCGGCGTGCTGCTCGCGCTGGAGATCATCGCCAGCCGGGTACTTGCGCCCTACTTCGGCAACTCGATCTATGTATGGGGCAGCCTGATAGGCGTCTTCCTCACGGCGCTGAGCGTGGGCTATGCCGTGGGCGGGCGGATCGCCGACCGGTTTCCATCACACGGCCTGTTCTCGGGGATCGTCTTCCTGGCCGGGCTGCTGACCGTCCCAATACCGATCCTCGCAACACCGGTGCTTGACGCGGTCGCCCGCGCCGACCTGGGGCCGCAGCTCAACCCGCTGGTCGGATCCATGGCGCTGTTCGTGGTGCCCAGCATCGTGATGGGCATGGTCTCGCCCTTTGCCGTGAGGCTGCGCGCCCAGGCCGTGGCCACGGTAGGGCAGACGGCCGGCGCGCTCTATGCCATCAGTACGGTGGGCTCGATTACCGGGACGCTGGCGGCGTCGTTCGTACTGATCAACTACTTCGGGGTTCGCGCCATCATCCATATCCTAGGGTTTACGCTGATGGCAATGGCCGTGATCGGATGGTTGGCCGCCCGGCAGCGGCCTGCCGCGGCGCTGGGCGCGGTGCTGGCGGTTCTGCTGGCAGCCGGGGTCACGGGGGCGTCACCCGCTCCCTCACCTACGCTGGTCTATGCACGCGACACCGTCTACCACCGGGTTACCGTTTCAGACGAGGGCACGGTCCGGTATCTCAAGCTGGACAACTACTGGCAGAGCGCCCTCGACCGCGAACGGCCGCAGCGCACGGTCTTTGCCTACGCGGACTACATGCACCTGCCCTTGATCTTCGTGCCCCGGCCCTCGCGTGCCGCGTTGATCGGGCTCGGCGGGGGCACGATCCCGGCCCGCTACGTGGCCGACTACCCCACGGTAACGATGGACGTGGCCGAGATAGACCCCGAGGTGGTGACGGTGGCGCGGCGCTTCTTCGGCGTGGCGGACAGCGACCGCCTGATTATGACCGCGCGCGACGGCAGGCTGCACCTGCGCCTCGCGCAGGCGCGGTTCGACATCATCCTGACCGACGCCTACCTGATTGATACCATTCCCTTCCACCTGGCCACCCGCGAGTTCTTTGCGCTTACCCGCTCCCGGCTTGCGCCCGGGGGCGTGGTTGCCTCCAACATAATCGGCGCCCTGGACGGCCCGAACAGCCGGCTTTTCCGGGCGATCTACAAGACCATCCGCCAGGTCTTCCCCACGGTCTACGTCTTCCCGGTGGATTTCGGGCGCTACGGCGCGCCGGACTCGCTGCGCAACATCATCGTGATCGCGACCGACGCGCCGGCGATGCCGCCCGCGGAGATCAGGCGTCTGGCGCAGGCGCTGGTGGACGCGCGGCGGGTAACCGTGGACCGGTTCCTGAGCGCGGCCGGCGATCTTTACGAGGCGGTCATCCCGACCGCCGACGTCCCAGCGCTCTCCGACAACTTCGCGCCCATTGATGCGCTGATACCGACTCGATAG
- a CDS encoding DUF951 domain-containing protein: MPVLKIVLGDVVRMRKTHPCGNDQWEVVRLGADIGVRCLKCGRRVLMPRVKFERRIRTFIRRGPGFAEVGP, encoded by the coding sequence ATGCCGGTGCTGAAGATCGTCCTGGGGGACGTCGTGCGAATGCGCAAGACCCATCCCTGCGGGAACGACCAGTGGGAAGTAGTGCGTCTTGGGGCTGACATAGGGGTTCGGTGCCTGAAGTGCGGCAGGAGGGTCCTGATGCCGCGCGTGAAGTTCGAGCGCCGGATTCGGACCTTCATTCGGCGCGGCCCCGGCTTCGCCGAGGTAGGCCCGTAG
- a CDS encoding nucleotide exchange factor GrpE, whose translation MGDERTINGETNGEPIAGPEASGESVEALRAEVARLTQETDRNRQQFLRAAADLENYRKHAARQREEAVASTRRALLAVILGVADTLERALAHAGGAGAEAAAIADGIRLAHRQVSEVLSRMGVRPMEALGREFDPRFHDAVEAVAAGGCASAGTVAAEIQRGYMLGEEVLRPARVRVAQ comes from the coding sequence ATGGGTGACGAGCGTACCATAAACGGGGAGACCAACGGGGAACCGATCGCGGGGCCCGAGGCGTCTGGAGAGAGCGTGGAGGCGCTCCGGGCCGAGGTCGCGCGTTTGACGCAGGAGACGGATCGCAACCGGCAGCAGTTCCTGCGCGCGGCCGCCGATCTTGAGAACTACCGGAAGCATGCGGCACGGCAGCGCGAGGAGGCGGTGGCCTCCACCCGACGCGCCCTGCTGGCCGTGATCCTGGGCGTGGCGGACACGCTGGAGCGCGCTCTGGCGCACGCCGGAGGCGCGGGTGCGGAAGCAGCGGCCATTGCAGACGGCATCCGCCTGGCCCACCGCCAGGTAAGCGAAGTGCTCTCGAGGATGGGTGTCCGGCCGATGGAGGCGCTGGGCAGGGAGTTCGACCCGCGCTTCCACGATGCGGTCGAGGCCGTGGCCGCCGGCGGGTGCGCGTCGGCCGGAACCGTGGCCGCGGAGATCCAGCGCGGGTACATGCTGGGCGAAGAGGTACTCCGCCCGGCCCGGGTGAGGGTGGCGCAATAG
- a CDS encoding DnaJ C-terminal domain-containing protein, with translation MEFKDYYKTLGVEQGVDQKAVSRAFRRLARESHPDVNKRKGAEDRFKEINEAYQVLSDPARRAQYDQVYEAYKSGGVHWQDVFGRPSGGRATPGGVTFTVEGGFEDLFGRGGGSGGGFSDFFQQLFGGLGGAAGQPHGAARPRRRTEVPVEITLEEAFGGAQRRIEMPRSGQRVDAVIPRGVRSGQTVRLPGAAGGADLYLKIQILPHRLFERTDDDLTVVLPTTVSEAALGAEIQVPTLEGAVTMRVPPETQNGRRLRLKGLGMPHARGEGRGDLYVKVNVVIPTGLSARERELFGELGGARSEDPRKGLFS, from the coding sequence GTGGAGTTCAAGGACTACTACAAGACGCTCGGCGTCGAGCAGGGGGTTGACCAGAAGGCCGTCAGCCGCGCCTTCAGACGCCTGGCGCGCGAGTCGCACCCCGACGTCAACAAGCGCAAGGGAGCCGAAGACCGGTTCAAGGAGATAAACGAGGCGTACCAGGTTCTGAGCGACCCCGCGCGCAGGGCGCAGTACGACCAGGTTTACGAGGCCTACAAGAGCGGCGGTGTGCACTGGCAGGACGTGTTCGGCCGGCCCTCCGGGGGCCGCGCGACCCCGGGTGGGGTTACGTTTACGGTAGAGGGCGGGTTCGAGGATCTCTTCGGCCGCGGTGGCGGCTCCGGAGGAGGTTTCAGCGACTTCTTCCAGCAACTGTTCGGCGGGTTGGGAGGAGCGGCGGGCCAGCCACACGGCGCGGCACGGCCCCGCCGGCGCACCGAGGTTCCTGTCGAGATCACGCTCGAGGAGGCCTTCGGCGGCGCGCAACGGAGGATCGAGATGCCGAGATCCGGCCAGCGGGTGGACGCTGTGATCCCGCGCGGGGTGCGGTCGGGCCAGACCGTGAGGTTGCCCGGCGCAGCCGGCGGGGCGGATCTCTACCTGAAGATCCAGATCCTCCCGCACCGGCTCTTCGAGCGCACCGACGACGACCTGACCGTGGTGCTGCCGACTACGGTCAGCGAGGCGGCGCTGGGCGCCGAGATCCAGGTGCCGACGCTAGAGGGTGCCGTTACGATGCGCGTGCCGCCCGAGACCCAGAACGGCCGGCGGCTCCGGCTGAAAGGCCTGGGCATGCCCCATGCGCGCGGTGAAGGCCGCGGCGACCTGTACGTGAAGGTGAACGTCGTAATACCCACGGGGCTCTCGGCCAGGGAGCGCGAGCTCTTCGGGGAACTGGGTGGGGCGCGCAGCGAGGATCCACGCAAGGGACTGTTCTCGTAG
- the clpB gene encoding ATP-dependent chaperone ClpB — MRFDKLTEKAQEALMAAQQAAAARGHQASDPEHLLLALTEQPEGLIPQLLLRLGADPRVLRTRLVADLERRPRVEGAPPAAGIVLSPRLARVLEAAQREADRLTDEYVSTEHLLLGLLASHAGEASRHLSEMGVTPEGAYRALGEIRGQQRVTDPNPENKYQALEKYGRDLTALAASGKLDPVIGRDDEVRRVIQVLSRRTKNNPVLIGDPGVGKTAIAEGLAQRIVKGDVPEGLKSRRVVQLDMGALVAGTKYRGEFEDRLKAVLREIASAEGQIILFIDELHTVVGAGAAEGAIDAANLLKPMLARGELHAIGATTLDEYRKHIEKDAALERRFQPVLVGEPSVEETISILRGLKERYEIHHGVRITDPAVIAASTLSDRYISARFLPDKAIDLMDEAASRLRMEIDSKPAELDEVDRRVMQLEIEREALRRETDPASRERLQRLEEELASLRERSDALRVQWAQEKQAIAAIRETKQRVEESRRQIEDAERRADLEAAARLRYGTVPELERQMREQEERLRTVQAGGRLLNEEVTSDEVAEVVARWTGIPVQRMLEGEVAKLLHLEERLHERVIGQDEAVSAIADAIRRARAGLKDPRRPIGAFLFLGPTGVGKTELARALAEQLFDDEDAMVRLDMSEYQERHTTSRLVGAPPGYVGFEEGGQLTEAVRRRPYRVILFDEIEKAHPDVLNMLLQVMEDGRLTDGHGRTVDFKNTVIIMTSNLGSRHLQGLEAPDISSYEMARMLVLGELRKAVRPEFLNRIDEIIVFRPLSEEQLVEIVGLQAAALARRLAVHGMGIEVTEAARRHLAKEGYSPDFGARPLRRLIQREIENVVARKILSGELRQGETVLVDYKDERLVFAAL, encoded by the coding sequence ATGCGATTCGACAAGCTCACGGAGAAGGCGCAGGAGGCGCTGATGGCGGCCCAGCAGGCCGCCGCGGCGCGTGGTCATCAGGCGTCCGACCCCGAACACCTGCTGCTGGCGCTGACCGAACAGCCCGAAGGGTTGATACCGCAGTTGCTGCTGCGCCTTGGGGCGGACCCCCGCGTCCTGCGCACCCGCCTGGTCGCCGACCTGGAGCGCCGGCCGCGCGTAGAGGGCGCGCCGCCCGCTGCCGGGATCGTCCTCTCGCCGCGCCTGGCGCGCGTGCTGGAGGCCGCGCAGAGGGAGGCCGATCGGCTCACCGACGAGTACGTCAGCACCGAGCACCTGCTGCTGGGCCTGCTGGCGTCGCACGCCGGAGAGGCCTCCCGGCACCTCTCGGAGATGGGCGTCACGCCGGAGGGCGCCTACAGGGCCCTCGGGGAGATCCGCGGACAGCAACGCGTCACCGATCCCAATCCCGAGAACAAGTACCAGGCGCTGGAGAAGTACGGTCGCGACCTGACGGCGCTCGCGGCGTCGGGCAAACTCGACCCGGTCATCGGACGCGACGACGAGGTCCGCCGCGTGATCCAGGTCCTCAGCCGCCGCACCAAGAACAACCCCGTGCTCATCGGCGACCCGGGCGTCGGCAAGACCGCCATCGCCGAGGGCCTGGCACAGCGGATAGTGAAGGGCGACGTGCCCGAAGGGCTCAAGTCCAGGCGCGTCGTGCAACTGGACATGGGAGCGCTGGTCGCCGGGACCAAGTACCGGGGTGAGTTCGAGGATCGCCTCAAGGCGGTACTACGCGAGATCGCCTCCGCCGAAGGCCAGATCATCCTCTTCATTGACGAGCTGCACACGGTGGTCGGCGCGGGCGCGGCCGAGGGAGCGATTGACGCGGCGAATCTGTTGAAGCCGATGTTGGCGCGCGGCGAGCTGCACGCGATCGGCGCCACCACGCTCGACGAGTACCGGAAGCACATAGAGAAGGACGCAGCGCTGGAGCGGCGTTTCCAGCCGGTGCTCGTGGGCGAGCCGTCGGTGGAGGAGACGATCAGCATCCTGCGCGGCCTGAAAGAGCGTTATGAGATCCATCACGGAGTTCGGATCACCGATCCCGCGGTCATCGCCGCCTCGACGCTCTCCGACCGGTACATCAGCGCGCGGTTCCTGCCCGACAAGGCGATTGACCTGATGGACGAGGCGGCCAGCCGACTTCGCATGGAGATTGACAGTAAGCCCGCGGAGCTGGACGAGGTGGATCGGCGCGTCATGCAGCTCGAGATCGAGCGCGAGGCCCTGCGCCGCGAGACCGACCCCGCCAGCCGGGAGCGCCTGCAGCGGCTCGAGGAGGAGCTGGCGTCGCTGCGGGAGCGATCTGACGCCCTGCGGGTGCAGTGGGCGCAGGAGAAGCAGGCGATTGCCGCGATCCGCGAGACCAAGCAGCGAGTGGAGGAGTCCCGCCGCCAGATCGAAGACGCGGAGCGGCGTGCCGATCTGGAGGCCGCGGCGCGGCTGCGATACGGGACGGTGCCGGAGCTGGAGCGCCAGATGCGTGAACAGGAAGAGCGCCTGCGGACGGTTCAGGCCGGCGGGCGGCTGCTCAACGAGGAGGTCACCTCTGACGAGGTGGCAGAGGTGGTCGCGCGCTGGACGGGCATCCCGGTGCAGCGGATGCTGGAAGGCGAGGTGGCCAAGCTGCTACACCTCGAGGAGCGGCTGCACGAGCGGGTGATCGGTCAGGACGAGGCGGTGAGCGCCATCGCCGACGCGATCCGGCGGGCCAGGGCCGGCCTGAAGGATCCCCGCCGTCCTATTGGCGCCTTCCTGTTCCTGGGCCCCACCGGCGTGGGTAAGACCGAGTTGGCGCGCGCCCTGGCAGAGCAGCTCTTCGACGACGAGGACGCCATGGTGCGCCTGGACATGTCGGAGTACCAGGAGCGGCACACCACCAGCCGGCTCGTCGGCGCGCCCCCGGGCTACGTGGGATTCGAGGAGGGCGGGCAGCTCACCGAGGCAGTTCGGCGGCGGCCCTACCGCGTGATCCTCTTTGACGAGATCGAGAAGGCGCACCCGGACGTGCTCAACATGCTGCTTCAGGTCATGGAGGACGGCCGGCTGACCGACGGTCACGGCCGGACCGTGGACTTCAAGAACACGGTCATCATCATGACCAGCAACCTGGGCAGCAGGCACCTGCAGGGACTGGAGGCCCCGGACATCTCCTCGTACGAGATGGCCCGGATGCTCGTGCTGGGCGAACTGCGCAAGGCCGTCCGCCCCGAGTTCCTGAACCGCATAGACGAGATCATCGTGTTCCGCCCTCTCTCCGAGGAGCAGCTCGTCGAGATCGTAGGGCTGCAGGCCGCCGCGCTGGCCCGGCGGCTGGCGGTGCACGGCATGGGCATCGAGGTGACCGAGGCGGCGAGAAGGCACCTGGCCAAGGAGGGGTACAGTCCGGATTTCGGCGCCCGCCCCCTTCGCAGGCTGATCCAGCGGGAGATCGAGAACGTCGTCGCCCGCAAGATTCTCTCCGGAGAGCTGCGTCAAGGCGAGACGGTGCTGGTGGACTACAAGGACGAACGCCTGGTGTTTGCCGCGCTATAA